The following are encoded together in the bacterium genome:
- the carA gene encoding glutamine-hydrolyzing carbamoyl-phosphate synthase small subunit, with product MKKDRKKAALALENGKVFFGYNFGAEGENTGEVVFNTGMTGYQEVLTDPSYHRQIVTMTYPLIGNYGVNPEDFESDRPYVAGFVVKEYCPYPANFRMSGTLGEFLARYGIIGIEGIDTRELVRIIREKGALRGVIGTIDRDPDSLVAKAQASPLMVGADLASEVTCAEPYYVLETPESLKRRLTVRHMKEYHAGFERVSKDEFDRSPLPMVVAFDYGIKYNILRKLLARNFKVMVVPAKTTAEEVLALDPDGVFLSNGPGDPDAVKYAIETIRKLLGKKPMFGICLGHQLLGLALGGTTFKLKFGHRGENQPVMDTTTAKVEISSQNHGFAVKPGSIPDGSVVTHINLNDNTIEGIVSEKLKAFSIQYHPESSPGPHDADYLFDRFAGLISG from the coding sequence GAGGTGGTTTTCAATACCGGGATGACCGGATACCAGGAAGTCCTCACCGACCCCTCCTATCACCGTCAGATAGTGACCATGACCTATCCGCTCATCGGGAATTACGGGGTGAATCCGGAGGATTTCGAGTCGGACAGGCCCTATGTCGCGGGTTTCGTGGTCAAGGAGTACTGCCCCTATCCGGCGAATTTCCGCATGAGCGGGACGCTCGGCGAATTTCTTGCGCGGTACGGTATCATCGGCATCGAGGGCATCGACACCCGGGAGCTCGTCAGAATCATCCGCGAGAAGGGAGCGCTCCGCGGCGTTATCGGCACCATCGACCGGGACCCGGATTCGCTCGTGGCAAAGGCACAGGCTTCTCCGCTCATGGTCGGGGCAGACCTGGCGAGCGAGGTTACCTGCGCCGAACCGTACTATGTGCTCGAAACCCCGGAAAGCCTGAAAAGACGTCTCACTGTCCGTCACATGAAGGAATACCATGCCGGATTTGAGCGGGTATCGAAAGATGAATTCGACCGTTCGCCTCTCCCCATGGTTGTCGCGTTCGATTACGGTATCAAGTACAACATACTCAGGAAACTGCTGGCCCGTAACTTCAAGGTCATGGTGGTTCCGGCGAAAACGACCGCGGAAGAGGTGCTTGCGCTCGATCCCGATGGAGTTTTCCTGTCGAACGGGCCCGGCGACCCGGATGCGGTCAAGTATGCCATCGAAACCATACGGAAGCTTCTGGGTAAAAAGCCCATGTTCGGAATCTGCCTCGGCCACCAGCTTCTGGGCCTTGCGCTCGGCGGCACGACGTTCAAGCTCAAGTTCGGCCACCGTGGGGAAAACCAACCGGTTATGGACACGACGACGGCGAAGGTGGAGATATCGAGCCAGAACCACGGCTTTGCGGTGAAACCCGGCTCGATTCCCGATGGCTCCGTTGTCACCCATATCAACCTGAACGATAATACGATCGAGGGCATTGTTTCGGAAAAACTGAAGGCGTTCAGCATCCAGTATCATCCCGAGTCTTCGCCCGGCCCGCACGATGCTGATTATCTGTTCGATCGTTTCGCCGGGCTTATCAGCGGTTAG